Proteins from a genomic interval of Oceanispirochaeta crateris:
- a CDS encoding EAL domain-containing protein — protein MSKLLASIETILKRILIFVLPLLVLLNWGYQEIFDSQYELMLVKNETRQREIIAIIDYHLNKTFESLHTDLNLIKNSDEFQDYLSNPNAENYNNMLQMFARVAKSKSYFRQIRYLDASGMEAARVNSHKQIIELVASDKLQDKADRYYTKTLQNMENESLYISDFDLNIENGHVVIPYEPIVRFGTPVFMDGKYIGSIIINYDGLTLVNILEKYDSQPYNFMKLGLLDKNHLISLNILQKEGTGFIDSLLFSINENDDLYRIIREKRNNNVRESFMLENEYYYYSKIDLNDKTDTRFEETSGPWILISSFNIPSALEAEANMILKHPMIRFILLFLVFLFSLIIIIIIHLKEDEHMLLLASGYISESTHDGVIITDSKKQVIYCNKVFENTFGYEFNQIKGKEPKVFLNGMNNIDLGKDTKDGFIWAGNVWDQTEGGTFILKYLQVQVVLKKHQKPVYYIGIYSEAKANTLESSPEQKGALILKYLDDQLMSFINPLFNKEFQGDNKYAIITIKIYDYSNLRNSLTQSEESRFVSIISNVFKNILNQGGLVTAPTSTLFVLALPFSKQQKQINELMNEIDTAIASVRFAGSKDIHINYLSGIAISGDHGTNASELINHSFIALEALIKLKKSKYLIFDNSIFESVVQDRTIRDQIDNGFFHDEFSVVYQAQKDSHTLKTTGVEALVRWNNPTLGNISPIHFIPIMEESNKIQKLGRYILDIIINDFENALEMIPKDFKISINLSNQEFNDKTLISELIARIGESKLKPSQFCFEITETTLVENIEHTNGIIDYLHDNDIYVAIDDFGTGYSSLSYLKNLRSDKLKIDRMFIKDYPYSDDGTILKAIVSMAKEIGIKIIVEGVEEEEQLKFIQHQNCEEFQGYYGSKPVAFEEFLKIMPKISN, from the coding sequence ATGAGCAAATTGCTAGCTAGCATAGAAACAATACTGAAAAGAATTCTCATTTTTGTTCTTCCACTGCTGGTTCTTTTGAATTGGGGATACCAAGAGATTTTTGATAGCCAATATGAACTCATGCTTGTAAAGAATGAAACAAGACAGCGGGAAATCATTGCCATCATTGATTATCATCTCAACAAAACATTTGAAAGCCTACACACAGATTTAAATCTTATTAAGAATTCTGATGAGTTTCAGGATTACCTTTCAAATCCCAATGCTGAAAATTATAATAATATGCTGCAGATGTTTGCTCGAGTGGCAAAAAGTAAAAGCTATTTCCGTCAAATACGGTATTTAGATGCTTCCGGCATGGAAGCAGCAAGAGTGAACAGCCACAAACAGATTATTGAATTAGTAGCCAGTGATAAGCTTCAGGACAAAGCTGATAGATACTATACAAAAACACTCCAAAATATGGAAAACGAATCTCTTTATATCTCTGACTTTGATCTGAATATAGAGAATGGACACGTTGTTATTCCCTATGAACCGATAGTCAGGTTTGGAACTCCCGTCTTCATGGATGGAAAATACATTGGTTCAATTATAATCAATTATGACGGGCTCACCCTCGTTAATATATTAGAGAAGTATGATAGTCAGCCTTACAATTTCATGAAACTCGGCCTGCTGGATAAGAATCATTTGATTTCTCTGAATATTCTGCAGAAAGAGGGAACCGGTTTTATTGATTCTCTTTTATTCTCGATCAATGAAAATGACGATCTATATCGGATCATTAGGGAGAAGAGGAACAACAATGTAAGAGAGTCATTCATGCTCGAGAATGAATACTATTACTATAGTAAAATTGACCTCAATGATAAGACTGATACTCGGTTTGAAGAGACCAGTGGTCCATGGATACTCATTAGTTCATTTAATATTCCATCGGCCTTGGAAGCTGAAGCGAATATGATACTAAAGCACCCTATGATAAGGTTTATTTTATTATTTCTGGTTTTTCTTTTTTCATTGATCATAATCATCATCATCCATCTCAAAGAAGATGAACACATGCTACTTCTGGCTTCTGGATATATATCGGAATCAACCCATGATGGAGTCATTATTACCGATAGCAAGAAACAGGTGATTTACTGCAATAAGGTATTTGAAAACACCTTTGGGTATGAATTCAACCAAATCAAGGGTAAAGAACCAAAGGTTTTTCTAAATGGAATGAACAACATTGACCTCGGTAAAGACACAAAAGATGGATTTATCTGGGCAGGAAATGTTTGGGATCAAACTGAGGGCGGGACTTTTATTTTAAAATACCTCCAAGTCCAAGTCGTTTTAAAAAAACATCAGAAGCCGGTCTACTACATAGGGATTTATTCTGAAGCAAAAGCAAATACTCTGGAATCTTCACCGGAGCAAAAGGGCGCTTTGATACTAAAATATCTCGATGACCAGCTCATGTCTTTCATCAATCCCCTCTTCAACAAAGAGTTTCAAGGTGATAATAAATATGCCATCATCACAATAAAGATCTACGACTATAGCAACTTGAGAAATAGCCTAACCCAATCCGAAGAAAGTAGATTTGTTAGCATCATTAGCAATGTATTTAAAAACATCTTAAACCAGGGGGGATTAGTCACAGCACCAACTTCGACTCTCTTTGTTCTGGCACTCCCATTTTCAAAACAACAAAAACAGATCAATGAATTAATGAACGAGATTGATACTGCAATTGCCTCTGTCCGTTTTGCCGGCTCAAAAGACATACATATAAACTATTTGTCAGGAATCGCAATTTCCGGGGATCATGGGACCAATGCATCAGAACTCATCAATCACTCCTTTATTGCACTGGAAGCCTTAATAAAGCTGAAGAAATCTAAATATTTGATTTTTGATAACAGTATTTTTGAGTCGGTGGTTCAAGATAGAACCATTCGGGATCAAATTGACAATGGATTCTTTCATGATGAATTCTCAGTGGTCTACCAGGCTCAAAAAGATTCTCATACCTTAAAGACCACTGGTGTTGAAGCCTTAGTTCGCTGGAACAATCCCACCCTCGGAAACATATCTCCCATTCATTTTATTCCCATAATGGAAGAAAGCAATAAAATTCAAAAATTGGGTAGATACATTCTGGACATCATCATAAATGATTTTGAAAATGCTCTGGAAATGATTCCTAAAGATTTCAAAATATCTATAAATCTATCAAATCAGGAATTCAATGATAAAACCCTCATATCTGAACTCATTGCAAGAATTGGAGAGAGCAAACTCAAACCATCACAATTTTGCTTTGAAATAACAGAGACAACCTTGGTTGAAAATATAGAACATACAAATGGCATCATTGATTATTTACATGACAACGATATTTATGTTGCGATTGATGATTTTGGAACAGGGTATTCATCCTTGAGTTATCTAAAAAACCTTAGATCGGACAAATTAAAGATCGATAGAATGTTCATTAAGGATTACCCCTATAGCGATGATGGTACGATCCTAAAAGCCATAGTGAGTATGGCTAAAGAAATTGGAATTAAAATCATTGTAGAAGGTGTTGAAGAGGAAGAACAGCTGAAATTTATCCAGCATCAGAATTGTGAAGAATTCCAGGGATATTATGGTTCGAAGCCTGTCGCATTCGAAGAATTTTTAAAAATCATGCCCAAGATATCAAATTAA
- the namA gene encoding NADPH dehydrogenase NamA — protein sequence MNNLFTPFSIKNVTLRNRIVMAPMCMYSAKEDGRATSWHSFHYRTRAQGGTALIIVEATAVESQGRISSRDLGIWDDSHISGLKDIALSIKKEGAVPAIQLAHAGRKCCAAGEDVIAPSALNFDPSDKQYKTPREMGIEDIDRVVLAFKNAARRALEAGFEVLEIHGAHGYLINEFLSPLCNQREDDFGGTPVQRGEFLKRVVDAVRTVWTDEKPLILRVSGMDYAEGGNRSEDVAQMVNLVKDRGIDIVHVSSGGVVPYASIPVGPGYQIPSARVLKDLTGLPVVGGGLITSHTQAEEILSSGDTDLIFLGRQLLRNPYFPLLSAKESGVSLPYWPVQYARA from the coding sequence ATGAATAATTTGTTTACACCTTTTTCAATAAAGAATGTTACCTTGAGGAACAGAATCGTCATGGCTCCTATGTGTATGTACAGCGCCAAAGAAGACGGGAGAGCCACATCCTGGCATAGCTTTCATTACCGGACCCGGGCTCAAGGCGGGACGGCACTGATTATTGTGGAAGCAACTGCTGTGGAATCCCAGGGGAGAATCTCTTCCCGAGACCTAGGCATCTGGGATGATTCACATATTTCCGGCTTAAAAGACATTGCTCTGAGCATAAAAAAAGAGGGAGCAGTTCCGGCTATCCAGCTAGCCCATGCCGGGCGGAAGTGCTGTGCTGCCGGGGAAGATGTCATCGCCCCTTCAGCTCTTAATTTTGACCCCTCAGACAAGCAATACAAGACTCCCCGTGAGATGGGTATAGAAGATATCGACAGAGTTGTTTTGGCATTTAAAAATGCAGCCAGGAGAGCCTTGGAAGCGGGTTTTGAAGTGCTGGAGATTCATGGTGCCCACGGATATTTGATCAATGAGTTTTTGTCTCCTTTGTGCAATCAAAGAGAAGATGATTTTGGAGGGACTCCAGTCCAAAGGGGGGAATTCCTGAAGAGAGTTGTTGATGCTGTCCGTACAGTCTGGACTGATGAGAAACCTCTTATTCTCAGGGTGTCTGGAATGGACTATGCCGAAGGTGGAAACCGGAGTGAAGATGTGGCACAGATGGTCAACCTTGTTAAAGATCGGGGAATTGATATTGTGCATGTGAGTTCCGGAGGGGTTGTTCCTTATGCATCGATTCCTGTGGGTCCAGGCTATCAGATACCTTCGGCTAGAGTCTTAAAAGACTTAACCGGACTTCCCGTTGTGGGGGGCGGTTTGATCACTTCTCACACACAGGCGGAAGAAATCCTTTCATCGGGAGATACGGACCTTATCTTTTTGGGACGGCAGCTGCTCCGCAATCCCTATTTCCCATTGTTGAGTGCAAAAGAATCCGGAGTGAGTCTCCCTTACTGGCCTGTGCAGTATGCGAGAGCTTAG
- a CDS encoding NUDIX hydrolase, translating into MEKLDLHSIVPDGTTEDSLLEYMVIAARSQDRWVVVRLKGRKDWCFPGGHREPGETMDEAAHRELFEETGAKEYSLSRIAQYSVDHGNRMSWGSIYEAEISSFDPLPPEFEIEEIDFVDDFPLGNTRFPGIMPELMDWLNQRLLSLKD; encoded by the coding sequence ATGGAGAAACTGGATCTGCATAGCATCGTACCCGACGGTACAACAGAGGATTCTCTCCTGGAATATATGGTCATTGCGGCACGGAGCCAAGATCGCTGGGTCGTTGTTAGGCTGAAAGGGCGGAAGGACTGGTGTTTTCCCGGTGGACACAGAGAGCCGGGAGAGACCATGGATGAAGCGGCTCACAGGGAGCTTTTTGAAGAGACCGGAGCCAAAGAGTACAGTCTCTCCAGGATTGCCCAATACTCGGTAGATCATGGAAACCGGATGAGCTGGGGGAGTATCTATGAGGCGGAAATCTCATCTTTTGATCCTCTTCCTCCGGAATTCGAAATAGAAGAGATTGATTTTGTGGATGACTTTCCCCTCGGAAACACTCGTTTCCCCGGAATCATGCCGGAATTAATGGACTGGTTGAATCAGCGCCTTCTTAGTCTGAAAGATTGA